One genomic window of Trichlorobacter lovleyi includes the following:
- the rplS gene encoding 50S ribosomal protein L19 has product MNTIDIIEFEQMKKNTPVFKTGDTVKVHVKIVEGDKQRIQAYQGVVISRQNGGIRESFTVRKISNGIGVERVFPLHSPTVEKIEVVTRGHVRRAKLYYLRKLKGKAARIRERKYVPGQA; this is encoded by the coding sequence ATGAACACCATCGACATCATTGAATTTGAGCAGATGAAAAAGAATACGCCGGTCTTCAAGACCGGTGATACAGTCAAGGTCCACGTTAAGATTGTGGAAGGTGACAAGCAACGGATCCAGGCCTATCAAGGTGTCGTTATCTCACGCCAGAACGGTGGCATCCGCGAATCATTCACCGTTCGCAAGATCTCCAACGGCATCGGCGTTGAGCGGGTATTCCCTCTGCACTCCCCCACGGTCGAGAAGATTGAGGTGGTAACCCGTGGTCACGTTCGCCGTGCCAAGCTGTACTACCTGCGCAAACTCAAAGGCAAGGCTGCCCGGATTCGCGAGCGCAAGTACGTTCCAGGTCAGGCCTGA
- the ffh gene encoding signal recognition particle protein produces the protein MFDNLSDKLESVFKKLRGQGVMTEDNIKDALREVRLALLEADVNFKVVKDFVENVRLKAVGTEVMQSLAPGQQVVRIVHDELITLMGGDQDNALDLAAKPPVTLMLVGLQGAGKTTTCGKLGSWLRKQKRRPLLVPADVYRPAAIEQLKTVGRQLNIDVFDSRADQDPVEIATAALRFAELNGFDTVLLDTAGRHQIDDFLMSELERIKGAAQPREILFVADAMTGQEAVTVASGFNDRLGITGVILSKLDGDAKGGAALSIKAVTGAPVKFVGLGEKLDALEVFHPDRLVSRILGMGDVLTLVEKAQSALDEKETARLTQKLKKNQFDLEDFLAQLQQIKKLGSLESIMGMIPGMGKMVKQMQGAQPSEKEMKRIEAIIRSMTPAERADHGIINGSRRLRIAKGSGTTVQEINLLLKRFTEAQKMMKQLTKMGPKNLMKGMGGLPGLGNLGGLGKGMFPFGR, from the coding sequence ATGTTTGATAACCTTTCGGATAAACTGGAATCAGTCTTCAAGAAGCTCCGCGGCCAGGGGGTGATGACTGAGGACAACATCAAGGACGCCCTGCGCGAAGTTCGCCTGGCGCTGCTTGAGGCTGACGTTAATTTCAAGGTTGTCAAAGACTTTGTTGAGAACGTCCGCCTGAAGGCAGTCGGCACCGAAGTCATGCAGAGCCTGGCACCAGGTCAACAGGTCGTCAGGATTGTCCATGATGAACTGATCACCCTGATGGGGGGCGACCAGGACAACGCCCTTGATCTGGCGGCAAAGCCTCCGGTGACGTTAATGCTGGTCGGCCTGCAGGGTGCGGGTAAAACGACCACCTGCGGCAAACTGGGCAGCTGGCTGCGCAAACAGAAACGTCGTCCCCTGCTGGTGCCCGCCGATGTCTACCGTCCTGCGGCCATCGAGCAGCTCAAAACCGTCGGACGGCAGCTGAATATCGATGTCTTTGACTCCCGGGCAGATCAGGATCCGGTTGAGATCGCAACGGCAGCGCTCCGTTTTGCGGAATTGAACGGTTTTGATACGGTTCTGCTTGACACGGCAGGCCGTCATCAGATTGATGACTTCCTGATGAGCGAGCTGGAGCGGATCAAGGGCGCCGCTCAGCCCCGTGAGATCCTGTTTGTGGCAGACGCCATGACCGGACAGGAAGCGGTTACGGTTGCCAGCGGTTTTAATGACCGCCTCGGCATCACAGGCGTCATACTCAGTAAGCTGGATGGTGACGCCAAGGGTGGCGCCGCCCTTTCGATCAAGGCGGTTACCGGCGCGCCGGTCAAGTTTGTCGGCCTGGGCGAGAAGCTGGATGCCCTTGAGGTATTCCACCCGGACCGGCTGGTTTCGCGCATTCTGGGAATGGGTGATGTGCTGACCCTGGTGGAGAAGGCCCAGTCAGCCCTTGATGAAAAAGAGACTGCCCGCCTTACCCAGAAACTGAAGAAAAACCAGTTTGACCTTGAGGACTTTCTGGCCCAGCTGCAACAGATCAAGAAACTCGGTTCCCTCGAGTCGATCATGGGGATGATCCCCGGCATGGGCAAGATGGTAAAACAGATGCAGGGGGCCCAGCCCAGCGAAAAGGAGATGAAGCGGATTGAGGCAATCATCCGTTCCATGACCCCGGCAGAGCGGGCCGACCACGGCATTATCAACGGCAGCCGCCGTCTGCGGATCGCCAAGGGCAGCGGCACAACCGTACAGGAAATAAACCTGCTGCTGAAACGTTTTACTGAAGCGCAGAAGATGATGAAGCAACTGACAAAAATGGGACCCAAAAACCTGATGAAGGGGATGGGCGGTTTACCAGGACTTGGCAATCTGGGGGGACTTGGTAAAGGGATGTTCCCTTTTGGCCGTTAA
- a CDS encoding HDOD domain-containing protein: MTAEKPLVRLIQDRLDGNLQELPVFHTVAVKLQQLLATRSFEIDDIIELIGEDQSLSGRVLKVANSSYYAGLSKIATIKDAIIRLGAQEIANMAMLASQFEFYNSPNETLNRMMHNLWGHALACGVGAKWLTRKAGYPGMASEAFMGGLMHDIGSLALLKVLDDIQKSKETTVLFSDQLINEIIEAMHEEVGFNLMRSWNFPDFYCDIAHSHHAAEFDQSNILLVAVRLSNLACKKLGRSLQPADPGISIFSAPEAQYLGLKEIALAELEIIIEDADGISMA; the protein is encoded by the coding sequence ATGACAGCAGAAAAGCCGCTGGTCCGGCTGATTCAGGACCGCCTGGACGGCAATCTTCAGGAACTGCCGGTCTTTCACACGGTTGCGGTGAAACTGCAGCAACTGCTTGCAACCCGCAGCTTTGAGATTGACGATATTATTGAACTGATCGGCGAAGACCAATCCCTGTCGGGCCGGGTGCTGAAAGTGGCCAACTCATCCTATTATGCCGGCCTGAGCAAGATCGCCACCATCAAGGATGCGATCATCCGGTTGGGGGCGCAGGAAATCGCCAATATGGCCATGCTGGCATCCCAGTTTGAATTCTACAACTCTCCGAATGAAACCCTGAACAGGATGATGCATAATCTGTGGGGCCATGCACTGGCCTGTGGCGTGGGGGCCAAATGGCTGACCCGCAAGGCAGGCTATCCGGGCATGGCATCCGAGGCGTTTATGGGCGGCCTGATGCACGACATCGGCAGCCTGGCACTGTTGAAGGTGCTGGATGACATCCAGAAGAGCAAAGAGACCACGGTCCTTTTTTCAGATCAGCTTATCAATGAAATCATCGAGGCAATGCACGAAGAGGTTGGCTTCAACCTGATGCGATCCTGGAACTTCCCGGATTTTTACTGCGATATTGCCCACAGTCACCATGCTGCGGAGTTTGACCAGTCCAACATCCTGCTGGTGGCAGTGCGGCTTTCAAACCTTGCCTGCAAAAAGCTGGGGCGTTCCCTCCAGCCTGCCGACCCCGGCATCTCTATCTTTTCAGCACCCGAGGCACAGTACCTCGGTCTGAAGGAGATCGCCCTGGCTGAGCTTGAAATCATCATTGAAGATGCCGATGGCATCAGCATGGCATAG
- a CDS encoding ribonuclease HII encodes MHDLLFELPPHDLYHFERQARANGYMFVAGIDEAGRGPLAGPVVAAAVILNPEAPVEGVNDSKKLTEQRRERLFELIMARALAVGVGQVDAATIDQINILQATRRAMLAAVQALSASPDLLLIDGITTIASPLPQQTIKQGDSRSASIAAASIIAKVTRDRMMSAYDELYPDYGFLRHKGYGSAAHLAALRQHGPCPIHRMTFAGVKP; translated from the coding sequence ATGCACGATCTCCTTTTTGAACTGCCTCCACACGATCTCTACCATTTTGAACGTCAGGCCCGGGCAAACGGGTACATGTTCGTAGCCGGCATTGATGAGGCCGGTCGCGGTCCTCTGGCCGGGCCGGTCGTTGCTGCGGCAGTGATACTCAACCCTGAAGCACCGGTTGAAGGGGTCAATGATTCCAAAAAACTGACCGAGCAGCGTCGCGAACGCTTATTTGAACTGATCATGGCCAGAGCCCTCGCCGTTGGCGTTGGACAGGTTGATGCGGCAACCATTGACCAGATCAATATCCTGCAGGCGACCCGCCGGGCGATGCTTGCAGCGGTTCAGGCCTTGTCAGCCAGCCCGGACCTGCTCCTGATAGACGGTATTACCACCATCGCCTCCCCCCTGCCCCAGCAAACCATCAAGCAGGGAGACAGCCGTTCCGCCTCCATTGCCGCAGCCTCAATCATTGCCAAGGTCACCCGTGACCGGATGATGTCTGCCTATGACGAGCTCTATCCCGACTACGGTTTTCTCCGCCACAAAGGCTACGGCAGTGCCGCACATCTTGCCGCTCTGCGACAGCACGGCCCCTGCCCGATCCACCGTATGACCTTTGCAGGGGTAAAACCGTAA
- the rpsP gene encoding 30S ribosomal protein S16: MATKIRLQRHGAKKRPFYQVVIADERSRRDGRFIENVGYYDPTKNPAVLKLNVEKVVAWLDKGAQPTDTVNQILKKEGILEKAAQAA, from the coding sequence ATGGCAACAAAAATCAGACTGCAGCGTCACGGCGCCAAGAAGCGCCCTTTTTATCAGGTAGTGATTGCCGATGAGCGTTCACGCCGTGATGGCCGCTTCATTGAAAACGTCGGTTACTATGACCCCACCAAAAATCCGGCTGTTCTGAAGCTGAATGTGGAAAAGGTAGTCGCCTGGCTTGACAAGGGTGCACAGCCCACCGATACCGTTAATCAGATTCTGAAAAAAGAAGGCATCCTGGAGAAGGCAGCCCAGGCAGCCTAG
- the mltG gene encoding endolytic transglycosylase MltG, whose protein sequence is MLRLPSRISNIAIRRALPWLFRAVALLLVGWYLILLYLPAGSPAQVYGLTVPKGAGFAAIARELQQAGVIRSSLHLRLVARLRGQDRRMQAGDYRISGAMLPSQILEKLADGQTDACKFTLPEGYSIYQAAELLEKQGIFDSAAFLAACTDQGLLRELGISARTVEGYLFPGTYQVGFQMNEVGLVTEMVREFRRRTEKLRPLLEASALRLGQAVTLASIIEREAVSPEEKPLIASVFLNRLRIGMPLQSDPTAIYGIRVFGGTVTKQDLQRSSPYNTYLVKGLPPGPIGNPGLAALQAVLQPAKTDYLYFVARKDGTHQFSRTLAEHNQGVDRFLKKGKKKRL, encoded by the coding sequence ATGCTTCGTCTGCCCTCACGTATCTCAAACATTGCAATCCGCCGTGCACTCCCCTGGTTGTTTCGTGCCGTTGCCCTGCTGCTGGTGGGGTGGTATCTGATACTGCTGTACCTGCCTGCCGGAAGCCCTGCACAGGTCTATGGTCTGACGGTGCCCAAAGGGGCCGGCTTTGCCGCCATCGCCAGGGAATTGCAGCAGGCCGGCGTGATCCGCAGCAGTCTGCATCTGCGGCTTGTTGCCCGCTTGCGTGGTCAGGATCGCAGGATGCAGGCCGGCGACTACCGGATCAGCGGTGCCATGCTGCCGTCCCAGATCCTTGAAAAACTGGCCGACGGACAGACCGATGCCTGCAAGTTTACCCTGCCGGAGGGGTATTCTATCTATCAGGCCGCGGAACTGCTCGAAAAGCAGGGCATCTTTGACAGCGCGGCCTTCCTGGCCGCCTGTACTGATCAGGGGTTACTGCGTGAGCTTGGCATCAGCGCACGGACCGTTGAAGGGTATCTCTTTCCCGGCACCTATCAGGTCGGTTTTCAGATGAACGAGGTGGGCCTGGTCACCGAGATGGTGCGAGAGTTCCGTCGCCGGACGGAGAAGTTGAGGCCGCTGCTTGAGGCAAGCGCTCTGCGCCTGGGGCAGGCCGTGACCCTGGCTTCAATCATTGAGCGGGAGGCGGTCTCCCCGGAGGAGAAACCGCTGATCGCATCGGTTTTCCTGAATCGGCTGAGAATCGGGATGCCGCTTCAGAGCGATCCGACCGCCATCTATGGTATCAGGGTGTTCGGGGGGACCGTGACAAAGCAGGATCTGCAGCGCTCAAGCCCGTATAATACCTACCTGGTGAAGGGGTTGCCACCGGGGCCGATCGGAAATCCGGGGTTGGCGGCGCTGCAGGCGGTACTGCAGCCGGCCAAAACCGATTATCTCTATTTTGTGGCCCGGAAAGACGGCACCCACCAGTTTTCAAGGACCCTTGCAGAGCATAACCAGGGGGTTGACCGGTTTTTGAAAAAAGGAAAGAAAAAGCGGTTGTAG
- a CDS encoding GspE/PulE family protein has protein sequence MKSTQEVKIGVIPTLLIKDGIITHDQLAYAVRVHSKLTTPQTMLDTLLELGLISQEQLQVTLRKHQLNLRLGDLLLELGYLRDIDLQQALAIQKESQGQRRLGDVLVENGFIEERKLLETLSYQLGYPLIDPDFVKIDKTLLARLPLNICHQFNVLPLYRQGEQLVVTFADPLDQRARDIVAAHLGNFIPAICSKNSLKEALAALEHAGQTVAADDNTIIGMINLLFEDAIEEQTSDIHIEPQKDRLRVRFRRDGVMGHYKDFPKDIAPQLTTRIKVMAQADIAEKRRHQDGRILFTSRKHGINLDLRVSFFITIYGEKVVLRLLNNKGTLLDVKEIGMAPRMLEHFIYDALEVPTGVMIVTGPTGSGKTTTLYGCVNHLNDINTSIITAEDPVEYVIDGISQCSINPKIGVTFEETLRHIVRQDPDVIVLGEIRDQFSAEVAIQAALTGHKVLTTFHTEDSIGGLIRLMNMNIEAFLISSTVVCIVAQRLLRRVCPECAEPYIPTPLDLTRLGLSAHDLQGSEFKFGRGCKNCRFSGYRGRVAIFELLVMNEMVKNAILDHKSSYEIRKISVETSGMVTLMEDGLVKGARGLISMQEIITDLPRLGKPRPLHELRRILGVQR, from the coding sequence GTGAAAAGCACGCAAGAGGTCAAGATCGGGGTTATTCCTACCCTGCTGATCAAGGACGGCATCATCACCCATGATCAACTGGCCTATGCGGTGCGGGTCCACAGCAAGCTCACCACCCCCCAGACCATGCTGGACACCCTGCTGGAGCTGGGGCTGATCTCGCAGGAACAGCTGCAGGTCACCCTGCGGAAACACCAGCTCAATCTGCGGCTAGGTGATCTCCTGCTGGAACTGGGTTATCTGCGCGACATTGATCTGCAGCAGGCCCTGGCCATCCAGAAGGAATCCCAGGGACAACGCAGGCTGGGTGACGTACTGGTTGAAAACGGTTTTATTGAAGAACGTAAACTGCTGGAGACCCTTTCCTATCAGCTTGGCTATCCCCTGATTGACCCCGACTTTGTCAAGATTGACAAGACACTGCTGGCCCGTCTGCCGTTGAATATCTGCCATCAATTCAACGTGCTGCCGCTGTACCGTCAGGGTGAGCAGCTGGTGGTGACCTTTGCCGACCCGCTCGACCAGCGGGCACGCGACATCGTTGCCGCCCACCTCGGCAACTTCATCCCGGCCATCTGCTCTAAAAACTCGCTGAAAGAGGCGCTTGCCGCACTTGAACATGCCGGTCAGACCGTTGCAGCCGATGACAACACCATCATCGGCATGATCAACCTCCTGTTTGAAGATGCGATTGAGGAGCAGACCAGCGATATCCACATCGAGCCACAGAAGGATCGCCTGCGGGTACGTTTCCGCCGGGACGGCGTGATGGGGCACTACAAGGACTTTCCCAAGGATATCGCTCCCCAGCTCACCACCCGCATCAAGGTCATGGCCCAGGCCGACATTGCTGAAAAACGCCGCCACCAGGATGGCCGGATCCTCTTTACCAGCCGCAAACATGGTATCAACCTTGATCTGAGGGTCTCTTTCTTCATCACCATCTATGGTGAAAAGGTGGTATTGCGGCTGCTGAACAACAAGGGCACCCTGCTGGACGTCAAGGAAATCGGCATGGCCCCCCGGATGCTGGAGCATTTCATCTATGATGCCCTGGAGGTACCCACCGGCGTCATGATCGTCACCGGCCCGACCGGCTCCGGCAAGACCACCACGCTGTACGGTTGCGTCAATCACCTGAATGATATCAACACCAGCATCATCACGGCAGAGGACCCGGTTGAGTATGTGATCGACGGGATTTCCCAGTGTTCGATCAACCCCAAGATCGGCGTTACCTTTGAAGAGACCCTGCGCCATATTGTGCGCCAAGACCCGGATGTCATTGTCTTGGGTGAAATCCGCGATCAATTCTCAGCCGAAGTGGCCATCCAGGCTGCCCTGACTGGTCACAAGGTTCTGACCACCTTCCACACCGAAGATTCCATCGGCGGCCTGATCCGCTTGATGAACATGAATATTGAGGCGTTTCTGATCTCTTCCACGGTGGTCTGTATCGTGGCCCAACGGCTGCTGCGCAGGGTCTGTCCGGAATGCGCCGAGCCGTACATCCCGACACCGCTCGACCTTACCCGCCTGGGACTTTCCGCCCACGACCTGCAGGGATCTGAGTTCAAGTTTGGCCGGGGCTGTAAAAACTGCCGTTTCAGCGGGTATCGCGGCAGGGTCGCAATCTTTGAGCTGCTGGTGATGAACGAGATGGTCAAGAACGCCATCCTTGATCACAAGAGTTCCTACGAGATCAGAAAGATCAGCGTTGAGACCTCCGGGATGGTGACGCTGATGGAAGATGGTCTGGTTAAAGGGGCCCGGGGGCTTATTTCAATGCAGGAGATCATTACCGACCTGCCACGTCTGGGCAAACCGCGGCCACTGCATGAACTGCGTAGAATTCTGGGGGTACAACGATGA
- a CDS encoding RNA methyltransferase yields MSVNLAVALLHYPVYNKHRQLVTTAFTNLDIHDIARTARTFGLSRYYLVTPSEEQQQLIQRIVTHWDSGWGADYNPDRREALSIVRPVQSLQDALADLQQGHQQPVNIIATGAARRPDAVSFTALRRQLQDKDQQHLLLLGTGWGLADEIFEQATTILEPIQGHGAYNHLPVRSALAIMLDRLLGERP; encoded by the coding sequence ATGTCGGTTAACCTGGCGGTTGCTCTGTTGCATTACCCGGTTTATAACAAGCATCGGCAGCTGGTAACCACGGCCTTTACAAACCTTGATATCCATGACATTGCCCGGACCGCCCGGACCTTTGGCCTGTCCCGCTACTATCTGGTTACACCGTCCGAGGAGCAGCAACAGCTGATCCAACGGATTGTGACCCATTGGGACTCAGGCTGGGGAGCCGATTACAACCCGGACCGGCGTGAAGCGCTCTCGATCGTCAGGCCTGTGCAGAGTCTTCAGGATGCCCTGGCCGATTTGCAGCAGGGGCACCAACAACCGGTAAACATTATCGCCACCGGGGCTGCCCGCCGGCCCGATGCCGTATCGTTTACCGCCCTGCGCCGGCAGCTTCAGGACAAGGACCAACAGCACCTGCTGTTGCTTGGTACCGGCTGGGGGCTGGCTGACGAGATCTTTGAACAGGCCACCACCATCCTGGAGCCGATCCAGGGGCATGGTGCTTACAATCATTTGCCGGTTCGCTCGGCTCTGGCGATTATGCTGGATCGACTGCTGGGAGAACGCCCATAA
- the yedF gene encoding sulfurtransferase-like selenium metabolism protein YedF: protein MKTIDCRGQACPAPVIATKKALEESAAGVCVLVDDGAPRENVGRFARNRGYLVTETAQGDGWSLQLSSSGTTAIAEPAGQTGGPAGERVLLVTSDRLGEGPEELGQLLMKNFLFTLLETPQQPDRILLLNSGVLLATAGAETVEALKRLEERGTEIFACGVCLDYFKKKDQLAAGQVTNMFSTAENLLAAALVIKL, encoded by the coding sequence ATGAAAACCATTGATTGCCGTGGTCAGGCCTGCCCAGCACCGGTCATTGCCACCAAAAAAGCCCTTGAAGAGTCTGCAGCCGGGGTCTGCGTGCTGGTGGACGATGGCGCCCCCCGGGAAAACGTCGGACGTTTTGCCAGAAACCGGGGTTATCTGGTCACCGAAACCGCCCAGGGGGACGGCTGGTCACTCCAGTTGAGCAGTTCTGGAACCACTGCGATAGCGGAACCGGCCGGACAGACGGGAGGACCGGCAGGCGAGCGCGTGCTGCTTGTCACCTCGGACCGGCTGGGAGAGGGTCCGGAAGAACTCGGCCAACTGCTGATGAAAAATTTTCTCTTCACCCTGCTTGAGACCCCGCAGCAGCCTGACCGCATCCTGCTGTTAAACAGTGGTGTCCTGCTGGCCACAGCAGGGGCCGAGACCGTAGAGGCCCTCAAACGACTGGAAGAACGGGGCACGGAAATCTTTGCCTGCGGTGTCTGCCTTGATTATTTCAAGAAAAAGGATCAGCTTGCCGCAGGCCAGGTCACGAACATGTTCAGCACGGCCGAGAACCTGCTGGCGGCGGCTTTGGTCATCAAACTATAG
- a CDS encoding DUF3343 domain-containing protein, producing the protein MGQQVVEEGQYLAVFNSTHRVLKAEGLLKAQGLPIMLIPAPRAVQADCGLAIRFDEKLREPVMQLLADQSLLPAFLCQLRDAEYIILQEFNHENH; encoded by the coding sequence ATGGGCCAGCAGGTGGTTGAGGAAGGACAGTATCTGGCGGTATTCAACTCGACCCACCGGGTTCTAAAGGCCGAGGGACTGCTCAAGGCGCAGGGACTGCCGATCATGCTGATTCCGGCCCCGCGTGCCGTGCAGGCCGACTGCGGCCTCGCGATCCGTTTTGACGAAAAACTGCGCGAACCGGTCATGCAGCTCCTGGCCGATCAGTCACTGCTGCCTGCTTTTTTATGCCAGCTACGGGACGCCGAGTACATTATTCTTCAGGAGTTCAACCATGAAAACCATTGA
- the trmD gene encoding tRNA (guanosine(37)-N1)-methyltransferase TrmD, translated as MRFDILTLFPDMFRGPFDESIIRRGQDKGLIQIGLHQIRDYTTDRHRTVDDTPYGGGAGMLMKPEPLAAAIESAKQLNADATVLLTTPQGRPFTHALAQELSRKPGLIILCGRYEGVDERIHQHYVDHEISIGDYVLSGGELAAMVIVDSVTRLIPGVLGSDESALTDSFGDGLLEYPQYTRPPEFNGLPVPAPLLSGNHTEIARWRREQALKRTAERRPDLLAHAALSAADKLFLRSLGVLHVG; from the coding sequence ATGCGATTTGACATCCTGACCCTCTTCCCCGACATGTTCCGGGGACCGTTTGATGAAAGCATCATTCGCAGGGGACAGGACAAGGGGCTGATCCAGATCGGCCTGCACCAGATTCGCGATTATACCACTGACCGTCACCGTACCGTCGATGATACACCCTACGGCGGCGGTGCTGGCATGCTGATGAAACCGGAGCCACTCGCAGCTGCCATTGAATCGGCCAAACAGCTGAACGCTGACGCCACTGTTCTTTTAACAACACCACAGGGTAGGCCGTTCACCCATGCACTGGCCCAGGAACTCTCCCGCAAACCGGGACTGATTATCCTCTGCGGCCGGTATGAAGGGGTTGATGAGCGGATTCACCAGCACTATGTTGATCATGAGATCTCGATTGGTGACTACGTACTCTCAGGCGGAGAGCTTGCAGCCATGGTTATTGTCGACAGTGTGACCCGGCTGATTCCAGGGGTACTTGGATCTGACGAATCTGCACTGACCGACTCGTTTGGGGATGGACTGCTTGAGTACCCCCAGTACACGCGTCCACCTGAGTTTAACGGTTTGCCGGTACCGGCTCCGCTTCTCTCCGGCAACCACACAGAGATTGCACGATGGCGACGGGAACAGGCGCTTAAGCGCACGGCAGAGCGACGGCCGGACCTGCTGGCCCATGCAGCCTTAAGCGCTGCAGACAAGCTCTTTTTACGTTCACTAGGGGTTTTACATGTCGGTTAA
- the rimM gene encoding ribosome maturation factor RimM (Essential for efficient processing of 16S rRNA), translating to MDVSSDNLIAVGRISGTHGIRGQLRLHSYSGNLASLQAAKNVQIRFPAGAIRQIQLKKAAYHSGKFLLTLEGFDTIEKAQELTGCELLLQREQLPPPDADEYYWQDLLGLSVVTDAGQTLGTIKDILETGANDVYLVRDEATQREYLIPAIASVISSVNLQAGTMTITPLEGLLDL from the coding sequence ATGGATGTTTCCAGCGACAACCTGATTGCCGTCGGTCGAATCAGTGGCACCCATGGCATTCGAGGCCAGTTGCGGCTGCATTCCTACTCCGGCAACCTTGCAAGCCTGCAGGCAGCTAAAAACGTACAGATCCGTTTTCCTGCCGGTGCCATCCGACAGATTCAGCTCAAGAAGGCCGCTTATCACAGTGGCAAGTTTCTGCTGACACTGGAAGGATTTGACACCATTGAAAAGGCCCAGGAGTTAACCGGGTGCGAACTGCTGCTGCAGCGGGAGCAACTGCCACCACCCGACGCCGACGAGTACTACTGGCAGGATCTGCTCGGCCTTTCAGTTGTGACTGATGCAGGTCAGACGCTGGGCACCATCAAGGATATCCTGGAAACCGGTGCCAATGACGTCTATCTGGTCCGGGATGAGGCAACGCAACGCGAGTACCTGATTCCGGCCATTGCCAGTGTCATCAGCAGCGTGAACCTGCAGGCCGGCACCATGACCATCACCCCGCTGGAAGGGTTGCTTGATCTTTGA
- a CDS encoding KH domain-containing protein, giving the protein MKALVETIAQALVDDPSKVVTSEEMEDDTLVIKLSVAKEDMGRIIGKEGRTAKAVRTLLNAVATRDNKKAILKIVE; this is encoded by the coding sequence ATGAAAGCACTTGTCGAAACCATCGCGCAGGCTCTTGTCGACGACCCCTCCAAAGTGGTCACCTCCGAAGAGATGGAGGATGATACTTTGGTTATCAAGCTGTCCGTGGCCAAGGAAGATATGGGGCGGATCATAGGCAAGGAAGGCCGGACTGCCAAGGCGGTCCGGACACTCCTGAATGCCGTGGCCACCCGGGATAACAAGAAGGCGATTCTCAAGATCGTTGAATAA